Proteins from one Romboutsia sp. CE17 genomic window:
- a CDS encoding ATP-binding protein: protein MGYNIAVAGKGGTGKTSLTGLLVNSLIKDKKSPVLVVDADANANINEVLGIDVESSIGQIREEVNQREKLGNSFPGGMTKAQFLQYRLNSIIEEGEGYDLLVMGRSEGEGCYCFVNGILREQVQKISNHYKYVVIDNEAGMEHLSRKTTRHVDTLLLVSDCSRRSIQAVARIRDLAKELELSVGEVKLIVNKVPDGILHEGVKEEIEKHKLDLIGVVPLDELIYEYDSTGKPLVDLPEDSQAKQAIKDIIAKLELK, encoded by the coding sequence ATGGGATACAATATAGCAGTTGCAGGAAAAGGTGGAACAGGGAAAACAAGTCTAACGGGGCTTTTAGTTAATTCTTTAATAAAAGATAAAAAGTCACCAGTATTGGTAGTGGATGCAGATGCCAATGCAAATATAAATGAAGTATTAGGCATAGACGTAGAATCATCAATTGGGCAAATCAGAGAAGAAGTAAATCAAAGAGAGAAATTAGGCAATTCATTTCCTGGAGGTATGACAAAAGCACAATTCTTACAATATAGACTAAATTCTATAATTGAAGAAGGTGAAGGTTATGACTTACTTGTAATGGGGCGTTCTGAAGGAGAAGGTTGTTATTGTTTTGTCAATGGTATATTAAGAGAACAAGTTCAAAAAATTTCTAATCATTATAAATATGTAGTTATAGACAATGAAGCCGGTATGGAACACTTAAGCAGGAAAACTACTAGACATGTAGACACTCTACTTCTAGTAAGTGATTGCTCAAGACGTAGCATACAAGCCGTTGCTAGAATAAGAGATTTAGCTAAAGAGCTAGAGTTAAGTGTAGGAGAGGTAAAACTTATAGTAAATAAAGTTCCAGATGGAATCTTGCATGAAGGTGTAAAAGAGGAAATAGAAAAACATAAGTTAGATCTTATTGGAGTAGTACCTTTAGATGAATTAATATATGAATATGATTCTACAGGTAAACCATTAGTAGACTTGCCTGAAGATTCACAAGCTAAACAAGCTATTAAAGATATAATAGCAAAATTAGAATTAAAATAG